From Virgibacillus natechei, the proteins below share one genomic window:
- a CDS encoding small acid-soluble spore protein P — translation MITVGGKPKGPKQQEHPNLPQSPQNPDGEPLRGSKKVKNANHSRQNKNPNHGL, via the coding sequence ATGATAACAGTGGGTGGAAAACCAAAAGGACCGAAGCAGCAGGAACATCCGAACTTACCACAAAGTCCACAGAACCCGGATGGCGAACCATTGAGGGGTTCAAAAAAAGTGAAAAATGCCAATCACTCAAGGCAAAATAAGAATCCGAATCATGGATTATAG
- a CDS encoding cold-shock protein: MNTGSVKWFNADKGFGFIEVEGGDDVFVHFSAIQGEGFKTLDEGQNVTFDIEEGNRGPQATNVVKN; encoded by the coding sequence ATGAACACAGGTTCAGTAAAATGGTTTAACGCAGACAAAGGTTTCGGTTTCATCGAAGTTGAAGGTGGAGACGATGTATTCGTACATTTCTCAGCAATTCAAGGCGAAGGCTTCAAAACTTTAGATGAAGGTCAAAACGTAACTTTCGACATTGAAGAAGGTAACCGTGGCCCACAAGCTACTAACGTTGTGAAAAACTAA